Proteins encoded in a region of the Pelobates fuscus isolate aPelFus1 chromosome 11, aPelFus1.pri, whole genome shotgun sequence genome:
- the LOC134577374 gene encoding cornifelin homolog B-like, whose translation MSYPISSQPHATQGYATSSQWNSEVFDCFEDMGICLCGTFVPCILACKVASDFGECCCLPCLGGTVLAMRTGIRERHRIPGTICNDCVCLTFCTPCTLCQLAREVKARK comes from the exons ATGTCTTACCCAATCAGCTCCCAGCCTCACGCAACTCAGGGCTATGCGACCAGCAGCCAGTGGAATTCCGAAGTGTTCGACTGCTTTGAAGACATGGGCATCT gtCTTTGTGGAACATTTGTCCCCTGTATCTTGGCTTGTAAGGTAGCCTCAGATTTTGGCGAGTGCTGCTGTCTCCCTTGCCTTGGAGGCACCGTGCTGGCCATGCGTACCGGCATCCGAGAACGTCATCGCATTCCg GGCACTATTTGCAATGACTGTGTATGCCTCACATTCTGCACCCCATGCACTCTCTGTCAGTTGGCCCGTGAGGTGAAAGCCAGGAAATAA